A portion of the Thalassotalea sp. LPB0316 genome contains these proteins:
- a CDS encoding TonB-dependent receptor domain-containing protein: protein MKNITNRFSLSSITLALLTGLSANAVAQEAANEEALAIEEVVVKASRLKGTASAVIEERKNQAFVADILGAEQISRTGDGDAAAALRRVTGLTLVDGKFIYVRGLGERYSSTQLNGAYVPSPDPTRTVIPLDLFPSSIIESLSVQKSYSPSMPAHFGGGNVDIRLKTIPSDFVMNMAANVGGNTDNFNRGYSYTGGSDDWKGIDDGTRQAPQALKDLWSSYQGLGSVSQDENRQIAAEMNRDYDPVEDHVDLDYGVDFTVGNRADFDDHRIGFLAAVSYDNEYQYSEIYDGQDFRRNQDDTWSLVRGFDDVKSTQHNVKWSGMFNVGFEYQNNHRIDLSSLILHDTVDELRVKLGNTNNVLISDGLRVRDSEVIYEEREMIANQIRGSHNFPELSYLGFDWKYSDSRSERQAPGNIETRYIVADGNEDGIFDVSSESSLRRATTASRYSFQSLDDDLENYGYNFSLPIMTDNMEIELKAGGDFVEKSRQAFARRIDVNTLAFNNVDFSGSMMNDILTDEVILNGELKGNETVIRDTSVDGDDYFAAQMIDAYYVEADVFIDQQWRISGGVRYEDFRQVVAGLKPSTGEFDLPADLNDLAFQQDEWYPALALTYIPSAEMQYRFSYGQTTVRPDLREVAPTTYLDPLTGYPVRGTPALNPTDMKNYDLRWEWYMDTGENLSVGLFYKDMINPIESVQSPAQDGPPLIVMANAEDGNVYGVEVDFMKDFTFLADTIGEWADSFFISGNVTLSDSEINIDTQRVVDQTGVSAAITNPTRRMTGHSEYVVNLNLGFDAPNGNHSATLAYNVFGDRIIIPGIEGQDDKYEQPFHSLDLVYTYFPTYSTTLKFKVENILDQKKEIEFSDTLFRSETKGIGFDIQFRWEFE, encoded by the coding sequence ATGAAAAATATCACCAATCGTTTTAGCTTATCGAGTATCACGCTAGCGCTCCTAACCGGACTAAGTGCCAATGCTGTTGCTCAAGAGGCGGCAAACGAGGAAGCACTTGCGATTGAAGAAGTTGTCGTCAAGGCAAGTCGTTTAAAAGGTACGGCAAGTGCCGTTATTGAAGAGCGTAAGAACCAAGCTTTTGTTGCCGATATTCTTGGCGCTGAGCAAATTTCAAGAACAGGAGATGGCGATGCCGCAGCGGCTTTGCGTCGTGTTACCGGTTTAACGCTAGTCGATGGTAAATTTATTTATGTTCGCGGTTTAGGCGAGCGCTACTCAAGTACCCAATTAAACGGTGCTTATGTACCGAGCCCAGATCCAACGCGAACCGTTATTCCGCTCGATTTATTCCCATCGTCAATTATTGAATCACTGAGTGTGCAAAAATCATATTCGCCGTCAATGCCGGCGCATTTTGGTGGCGGTAACGTTGATATTCGCCTAAAAACCATTCCTTCAGACTTTGTGATGAATATGGCGGCCAATGTTGGTGGTAATACCGATAACTTTAATCGAGGCTATAGCTATACTGGCGGCAGCGATGATTGGAAAGGTATTGATGATGGCACGCGTCAAGCGCCACAAGCCCTCAAAGATCTGTGGTCGAGCTACCAAGGTTTAGGCAGTGTCTCACAGGATGAAAATCGCCAAATTGCTGCAGAAATGAACCGCGACTACGATCCTGTCGAAGATCACGTTGATCTAGACTACGGCGTTGATTTTACTGTTGGTAATCGCGCTGATTTTGACGATCACCGCATTGGCTTTTTAGCCGCCGTATCATATGACAATGAATATCAATATAGCGAAATTTATGACGGTCAAGACTTTAGACGTAACCAAGACGATACCTGGTCATTGGTACGCGGTTTTGATGATGTGAAATCGACTCAGCACAATGTTAAATGGTCAGGCATGTTCAATGTTGGTTTTGAATATCAAAACAATCATCGCATTGATTTATCAAGTTTAATTTTGCACGACACTGTGGATGAGCTTCGCGTTAAATTAGGTAACACGAATAACGTCTTAATTAGCGATGGGTTGCGCGTACGCGATAGCGAAGTGATTTACGAAGAACGTGAGATGATCGCCAATCAAATTCGCGGTAGTCATAACTTTCCTGAACTCAGCTATTTAGGCTTCGATTGGAAATACTCAGATTCGCGATCAGAGCGCCAGGCACCGGGCAATATTGAAACCCGTTATATAGTTGCCGATGGCAACGAAGATGGCATATTTGATGTTAGTAGTGAAAGCTCGTTGCGCCGAGCAACTACTGCTTCGCGCTATTCATTTCAGTCGCTTGACGATGATCTAGAAAACTATGGCTATAACTTTTCACTGCCGATCATGACCGACAATATGGAAATTGAATTAAAAGCCGGTGGTGATTTTGTCGAGAAAAGTCGTCAAGCATTTGCTCGCCGAATTGATGTGAATACGCTTGCGTTTAATAACGTTGACTTTAGCGGTAGCATGATGAACGACATCTTAACTGATGAGGTTATTCTCAACGGTGAGCTAAAAGGCAATGAAACTGTTATTCGCGATACTTCAGTGGATGGCGATGATTATTTTGCAGCCCAAATGATTGATGCATATTACGTTGAAGCTGATGTTTTTATTGATCAACAGTGGCGCATCAGCGGCGGCGTTCGATATGAAGATTTTCGCCAAGTCGTTGCTGGTTTAAAGCCCTCAACAGGCGAGTTTGATTTACCAGCAGACTTAAACGATTTAGCTTTTCAGCAGGACGAGTGGTATCCGGCGTTAGCGCTAACTTACATTCCATCTGCCGAGATGCAATACCGTTTTTCATATGGCCAAACGACAGTTCGACCTGATCTACGAGAAGTTGCACCTACCACGTATCTCGATCCGTTAACGGGTTATCCAGTGCGCGGTACCCCAGCACTAAACCCAACAGATATGAAAAATTACGACTTGCGTTGGGAGTGGTACATGGATACCGGTGAAAACTTATCGGTTGGCTTGTTCTATAAAGATATGATTAACCCAATTGAGTCGGTTCAATCACCAGCCCAAGATGGTCCGCCACTGATTGTTATGGCAAACGCTGAAGACGGCAATGTCTATGGTGTTGAAGTGGACTTTATGAAAGATTTCACCTTCCTAGCCGATACTATTGGCGAATGGGCAGATAGCTTCTTTATTTCTGGTAACGTCACGCTAAGTGATTCAGAAATTAATATCGACACCCAGCGCGTGGTTGATCAAACCGGTGTTTCAGCGGCTATTACCAATCCTACGCGCAGAATGACGGGTCACTCGGAGTATGTGGTTAACTTAAATTTAGGCTTTGATGCACCAAATGGTAATCACTCGGCGACGCTTGCCTACAACGTATTTGGCGATCGCATTATTATTCCAGGTATTGAAGGCCAAGATGATAAGTACGAGCAACCATTTCACTCGTTAGATTTGGTTTATACCTACTTCCCAACCTATTCAACGACCTTGAAATTTAAGGTTGAAAATATCCTAGATCAGAAAAAAGAGATCGAATTTTCCGATACCTTATTCCGATCAGAAACCAAAGGGATAGGTTTTGATATTCAGTTCCGCTGGGAATTTGAATAA